From the genome of Bacteroidota bacterium:
CATGATCGGAATAAGGAGGATATGCACCGACAGATGGTCTATGAATGGAAACACCATTATTATCGAAAGCAAGACACCTTGCATGCGTAGGATAGACACGTATGTTTTAATACGTGATGTGATCACCAAATATAATAATGTGAGACAGAAGAGAATACTGAGAACATTTTCCATAATAATTCCGATCTATTGACGAACAAACGTATAAATGAGCAAATTTAAAATACCAATGGCAGTTGCAAATAATAGATATTGCGGAATGCTTTTCATTTTGAACCGCGCAATCATTGTCTCCACCCATGCAATGAGCGATGAAAGTAACACTAACACTATCAAGAATACAGAAAATCCTAGCCAATGATTCTGCATACTGAATGGATTAAAAAACGATGCTTCGTACACCGCATACACCATAATTTTGATGTAACTGGAATATTGATACAGGAAAAGATCAATTCCGGAATTATCAAGGATCATCACTTCGTGAATCATCGTTAATTCCAAATGTGTCGTCGGATCGTCAATCGGCATTCGAGAACATTCCGTCACCATTAGGAAAAATGCTGAAATCGAACTGACGATAATGAAGACAATGGAAGTCGGATTGTCCAAATGAATGGAATGGTAAATATCATAAATAGAAGTGTAACCGGTAATAAACGCCAAACTTCCTAAAGTAAAGAAGTAGATCGGTTCGGCAAAGACGGCGAATGTTGCTTCCCGTGCCGCACCCATTCCTTCGAAAGAACTTCCAATATCCATTGCTCCAAGAATCTGAAAAAACCGCGCCAGACCTAACAAATATGCAAAGACGATGATATCTCCGTTGAAGCTTAACAACGGACGGACGTAGCCTATCGGCAGCATGAGACTGGAAATTAAAATCGCGGAAAACGAAACGACCGGTGCTAGGCGGCTAATAAAAGATGCAGTAGTTGCATAGATCGTTTCTTTCCGACTGAGTCGGAGCAGATCAAAATACGGCTGGTACACTGGTGCGCCGATTCTTCCGGTGAGTAACGCTTTTTGCTTGTTGATTAATCCAACAAGCAATGGCGATATTCCGACAATAAACAAGAAGGGGAAGAGTCCCTGGAAATTTAAAAGTATGTCCATACGATTGCTATCCCGCCGTACAGCAGTACGACCATAAGCATAAATAAAATATAAAAACGAATATCGGTGTGACTTAAAAATTCCACCGAACTGATTTTCTTAAGAATATAGGCATAGAACGGCTTTACGAACTGTACATCTGAAAAATCTTCTGCATGAGAATGAAAACGCGATGCCGCCGGAAATATGGTAGTAGGCAACGTAACATGCTTTTCTCGATGGAGTAACGTTGATGCAATATTATTTATTTCATCGGCATAGGATGAAGCAGTATACTGCATTCTCGGAATTTGATTTGGATATCCGCACGCCCAGGCAGGAGAGATGCGAAATTTTGTACTGGTTTTTTTCCAGACGAACACAGCCGCAATGGTAAATAATACACTGGCAAATACCAATGTCATCACATCCCACTGAGCGAACATTGCATACGGTTGAATAAGAATTCCCCAACGGTTATAGGAGATGACAGAAGAAATTATTCCCAAAATTGATTGAGGATACACACCGAATACAATGCATACACCAGCCAACATACCTAATGCAACGTAATCTGACACAGAAACGAAAAAGGTATGATCTCCTTTTCGTGTCGTTCCCAAGAACATGACACTGTTAATTTTTGTAAAACAAGCCAATGCCAATCCGCCGACAAAAGCCAGTCCAACCGACATCAACAGCATCAAGAGAGGGAAATAATTTCCAAGTGCAGATGCCGATTCAAAAAATCCTTTATAAATCAGAAATTCGGACATGAACCCATTCAGCGGAGGAATTCCACTGATGGCAATGGAACCAATCAGGAAAAGAGCAACAAACAATGGTGCCTTATGAACTATGCCACCCAGTTTTTCAATATCCCGTGTGTGAAAGTTGTGATAGATAATTCCGGATCCGATGAATAAGAGACTTTTGAAGATGGCGTGATTAAAGGTATGGAATAACGCTCCTCCAAAACCTAACCATATTAGCGATTGAATAGAAAAAGAAATACCAAGCATTCCCAGGCCGATACCAATACCAATGATGCCGATGTTCTCGATAGAATGATACGCCAATAATTTTTTTATGTCGTGTTGAACAAGTGCGTACCAGACACCAAAAATCGCACTGAAGAGACTGATAACCAGCATCACGATTCCCATCCATGCGGGAAGCGGGGAACAAAATTCTATCATGCGAAAGATTCCGTAAATACCTGTCTTAATCAAAATACTTGAGAAAAATGCACTCAACACTGTCGGAGCTATAGGATGTGCCCACGGCAACCAGAAATGAAACGGCATAAACCCCGCTTTTATCGCAAAACCTATAAAGCCAAAAAAACAGGCAACATAAAAGAGCAATCCGTTATCGGAAGTAAAATGAAAATCACTGAACAACCAACTTTCTGCGTGTTGATGGAGAATGAAGAAAAAAATATACAAGGAAAAAGTTGCGGCATGCGTTGTAACAAAATAGATAAAGCTCCCTTTTTGAACATTAATCTCTTCTTTATTCAACAACATTCCAAGATATGCCATCAGTGTCATCAATTCCCAAAAAATGAGAAAGGCGATTGCATGATTAGCCAAGACTAATAACTGTGTAGATAGCAGCAATAACGAAAAGAAGATAAGGAATGCTCTTACAGAAATATTCTTGAAAAGAAAAGGTTGAAGATAAGTATATGTTGATATCACTGTAGGTATTGCGACTGTTGTGATTACAAGTAAAAAAAAGAGAGCAAGGCCATCGACACGGAAAAATGAATCCACATTGGGTAGTATCGTAAAAAGAGGGAAGATTGTTGGCAGTGCAGAAATTTGAATAAGAGAAAAACTGAGATTAAACAATAATCCCACTACCAATAAAACGACGACGAGCAATAAAGCCCGTTTTAATGGCCGCACAATCATCGCTATCATCGGAGCCGCAATAAACAGACTGCATCCTATAAAAAATAGAATATCCACAGTTTCTATAGTTCTTTCGATGGTGATTATAAAAACATATTTCTCAGATTGAATTAAATAAATATTGCAAGCAGTAAATAAAACAATAATACAGCAATGGAAAAGGAAATATACACTTGAACATTTCCGGATTGAATCCACTTAAAACGATCGGTCGTCCATAATAAAGCCGCAAAGACCGGAGTAAGAATGTTTGAAAGAACAAAATCCCTGACATTTGTTTTGAAAACACTTTGTCGAGGAAACATCGTTAAGGGTAAGCGCGTTTCTTTCTTAACATCTAATATTTTGTGTGCGATACTTACCATCTCATCGGAATACGATGTCCCGGAATATTGCATACGGGGAGTTTGTAATGCATATCCGCAACCCCAAGCCGGAGATGTACGATACTGTTTGTTTAATGTTTTCCAAACGATAATAAATCCGATGGTAAGGAGAACACTAAGAAATACGTTGGACAATACACTCCATTGCGCAAACATGGTATAGGGTTGTATGGCAACTCCCCAATGGTTAAAAGTAATTACCGAAGAAATGATTCCGAGAATTATCTGTGGATAAACACCAAAGAGTATGCAAATCGATGCAAGAAATCCTAATGCAAAATAATCTGTCTTCTTTACAATAAATGTGCGATGGTCTGTGCGAATTGATCCCAAAAACATTACTCCATTAATTTTTGTAAAACCGGCTAATGCCAATCCGCCAACAAACGCCAGGCCAACAGACATCAGCAGCATAAAGAGAGGGAAATATTTCCCAAGAATTGATGCCGATTCAAAAAATCCCTTATAAATCAGAAACTCGGACATAAAACCATTGAGGGGTGGAATACCGCTGATTGCGACTGACCCGATAAGGAAGAGCGCAACAAACCACGGTGCACGGTGAACAATTCCTCCCATATCATCAATATTTCGCGAATGGAAATTCTGATAGATCACCCCTGAACCGAGAAACAACAAACTTTTGAAGATGGCGTGATTAAACGTATGGAAGAGCGCTCCACCGAAACCAAGCCAGACTAATGATTGAATGGAATATGCAACGCCAAGTACACCAAGCCCAATGCCGATGCCGATGATGCCAATATTTTCTATAGATGAATAGGCGAGCATGCGCTTAATATCTTTTTGCGCTATGGCATTCCAAATGCCGAAGACGGCACTAAAAATGCTAAAAGCTAATATCACTATTCCCATCCATGCCGGCAAAGGAGAACAAAATTCTATAAGTCGAAAAATTCCATAGATTCCGGTTTTAAGGATAACACCGGAAAGGAATGCACTCAACATAGTTGGTGCAATAGGATGTGCCATTGGTAACCAGAAATGCAGCGGCATAAATCCTGCTTTAATACTAAATCCTAAAAAACCAAAAAAACAAATCGCATAGAAAAGTAATCCGGAATTAATCGACACATGAAAATCACTAAACAACCAACTGCCAGATTGTGTATGAAGCATAAAGAAAAAAATATACAAGAAGAATGTTGCAATATGAGTTGTGACAAAGTAAATAATGCTTCCTTTTTGCACTTCCTCTTTCTCTTTATCCAATAGCATTCCAAGATATGCCATCAGTGTCATCAATTCCCAAAAAATGAGAAAGAGAACAGCATGATTAGAGAGAATCAATAATTGTGTCGAAAGAAAAAGAAGAGAAAACGAGACAAGAAATGCTCGAACAGATGCTTGCTTATGAAAATAATATTGCAGGTAAGAATGAGCGGCAATCACTGATGGTATTGCTGCAGTTGTAATCACCAGAAGAAAGAATAGAGCAAGTCCATCGGCATGAAAAGCAGATTGTTCGTTTGAGAACATGGAAAATATTGGTGTAACACTTGGTAATAACAAAATTGCCGATAATGAAAAACTGAGATTAAGGGATAATCCTACAACGACAATCAGGACATAAAAGGTCAAAGCCCTTTGTATTGGACGCACAAATACTGCAATGAGTGCACCAATAATTAGGAGACAACAGCCTATAAGGAACAGAACATCCACAAGTATACCTTACAAGTTGAAAAAATAATGCTTAAATCGTACATGTGAAAATATTTTTGAAAATAAATATTGTCACTTGATTTTGAAAGTATCCGAAACTAAAAACGAAACGCTAAATATAAATAAAACACCAACACAACAATGGAAAAGGCAACATACACTTGAATTTGACTCGATTGAAGCCATTTAAACTGATCTGTAAACCAATCAAACCTTTTATTCAATGGGATAATAATTTTGAAGAGAACAAAATCTTTTACGTCTGTATGGAAGAAACTTTCTTCTGGAAAAGTCCTCACTGGTATTACGAATTCTTTTTCTGCTGTCAACGCTTTGCCGGCAATGTTGACGATTGTATCAGAAAATGAAGTGCCGGAATATTGCATTCGATCTGTTTGTAATGCATATCCGCATCCCCACGGAACTGACATCCGAGTCGAAAATTGTCCGATCCGTTTATTCTTGAGAAATAAAATCACCATGATCACCACAAAAATTGCAAGAGCAATAATACCGACGCTCTGTATTGTTTCAATCGATGATCGTAAAATCATTGACGGTGCCGCTGGGAATAATTCTTTAAACACTATCGCTGATGCGGATACAATTATTTGTGGAAAAAGCCCGAGTACGATAATACACAGTGTGAGGAAATACAATGAAAACGCTTCGTAGTGTGAAATATCAATTGGCTGTTGAATGGTTGTTTTCGATTTACCGAGAAACACCATTGAAAAGACTTTTGAAAATCCTAAAACAGCCAAACCGCCGACAAATGCTAATGTCACTGCAGCAATCAGCATAAAGAATGGGAAATATCCGTGCAAAGAATGTGATGCTTCAAAAAAACTGCTGAAGATTAAAAATTCTGATGCAAACCCATTAAATGGCGGCAATCCTGAAATTGCGATCGATCCAATGAGCACAATGCATCCGAAGAGCGGGGCAGACTTCATCATTCCCCCCATCTGTTCGAGATTACGATGTTGAAAATGATGTTGAATTGTTCCTGAACTCAAAAACAACAGAGACTTAAATACAAAATGATTTACTGTTTGGAAAAGTACGCCGGCTAATCCAAGAAACGTCACAAGCGGTTTTTGATATTCTATTCCAAAAATCATAATCGCAAGGGCCATTCCAATAATACCGATATTTTCAACGGATGAATACGCAAGCATTCGCTTCAGATCCTTTTGAGTCAAAGCGTTCCATATGCCGATAACAGCAGTTCCGCCGGAAATGGCAAACAATGCGGACGGGAGAAAATAATCTGTCGGTTGAATCCAAATAATGACTCGAATCAAGCCGTATATACCCGTTTTTGGCATCACAGCAGATAGCACTGCAGAAATATGGCCGGGAGCAACAGGATACGCTTCGGGTTTCCAAAAATGCAGCGGCATGAATCCTGCTTTCATTCCAAAACCGATAAATCCCAACCAAAATATTGAGGAGATGACAGAAGGAAGAAACGAATGTTGTGCAAAAATTGAAAATTCCCAGCTGCCTGTTTGTTGATGCAACAACAAAAACATGAGATAGAGAAATAGTGTTCCGATGTGTGTGGCAATAAAAAAAGTAAGACTCCCTTTTTGGACATCCTTACGCTCACGTTCTAAGAGAATTCCCAAATATCCCGATAATGCCATCATTTCCCAAGCGATGAGAAATAAAAACGCATGATCTGCCACGATCAGTATTTGCATAGAAAAAAATAATAATACTGTGGCAGTAATAGTCGGTTTCAACGAACGATGTTTTTCTTCACGGGAAAGATATCCAATGCCCGAAATCGAAGTGACAATACCTCCGATAAGAATGATGCAGAGAAAGAAGAGAGAAAGTTTATCGAAATGAAATGAAACTGCTCCGAGACTTGAATGGGTGAAGAGATTCACATATAACGTTGGTGAATACATAAATGCATGCATTGCAAAAAGCAATCCGCTCAGCATTGCAGCAGCGATCAATCCATGTCCTATGCGATTAAGGAAAAATGGGTTTCGCCCGATAGCAAGGAAGACGAGAGCCAGACACAATAAAAAACCATCAAGAATAAAGAGTACGATCATCGCTTTCGTTGTTCCTCAATCTTTTCAATGAGAGACATTAATTCGCGATACGGAAGCCGCACTTCCAAAGCTTGTTGAATTTCTTTTTGTGAAAGAAGGTAGCTGATATGAGCAAGCAAGCTTAAATGCTGTTTAATCGTCTGAGAAATGAGAAGAATCAATGTATGAACCGGTTTCCCATCCAAAGAATTAAGTTTAAGTGGCCGAGACGGGAAGAAAAAATGAATCAATGGTTTATCCCGTCCCACCACCAATGGTATTCTTGGATGTGGCAGACTGATTCCGTTCCCGATCGCTGTGGACATCATCTGTTCACGGCTTTTCAATAATTGAACGACAACATCCTTATCCACCGATGCATCAAACAAGGCAAGGTTTGTCATTTGTTCAATGTACAGTTCTTCCGTGAAATTACATTGATAGAAAATAGATTGCTCATCAAGCAATGGAAGCAGGCTTTTAATCTGGTATTCTACAAAATGTGAACTGCCGGAGATATTCAATGGAATGTTTCTGCCTAACGCCCATTCGATGACTTTGTCTTTATTGAAGACGACCCGATCCTGAATAATTTGGTGTGGTATTTCCTTTGTCTTAACTAACTTTTGGATTTCTTTTTCAGACATCACCAAAAATTCAGCAACATCTTTAATTTTTAGATCCACCGTTTTTTTGACCTTTCACATCTAATTGAGACATTCGTTGCTGCGTTAATTGTATTTGGTCCAACATTTCTAGTTTTGCTTTTTGAAGCATTTTGATTTTTGAGTTTATTTCGTTCAAATGGGTTTGTAAATAGGAAAGGGTCTTTTCTTTCGCTTCCAACGGTTTATGTTGTGCAAAATAAAGACCAATCACTTCTTTTATTTCATCCAACGAAAGGCCAACGTGTTTAAGATTTCGGATTCGAACAAGGATGGCAAGAGCATTATCATCGTAATATCGATATCCGGTGGTGCTTACCGAGGAGGGCGTGATGAGTCCAAGCTGCTCATAATAACGAAGCGTTCGTGGCGTAACGCCAACCTGTTCAGCAATTTTACCAATTTTATACACTTCCAACCTTAACGTTTACGGTAGAGTTAAGATAGACAGTTTTTTGGCGAAATTCAATCATTCTCAAACGGTATACCGATGTCCATTTTTTTTTTGATCCACAGTGCAACTGTGGTCAATTCCTTATAAATTGTTCAGCATTGAATCCTATGACAGAAGAAAAACGATATTGCCAAAATTGTAATGCAGAATTATACGGAGACTTTTGTTCTTCATGCGGACAGCGAGATAAAGAACTCCACCTTCCTGTAAAGGAACTGGCATCCGAATTTATTGATGTCATTCCATCGTTTGATAAACGATTAATTCGGACCATCAAACCGTTTTTATTCAAACCGGAGATGCTTACAGAAGAATATCTATCCGGGAAAAGAAAACAATATCTCTCTCCGTTTAAATTCTATTTTTTTATTAGCTTTCTCTTTTTCTTTATCAATTCATGGTATGTATCAGAATCAAAATCCAATCTGAGAAAGAATTTTTCTCAGTCAGATTCTTTGAAATCGATTATCAATGGAGATTCAACAAACATATCTATTCGGAGTAACAATTCAGATGTAAGTTTCACTATTAAGGATACTGCAAAGATCCAAAAATTGTTTGGTAAAAATTTTATTGAAGGATTCAAGTCGGGGAAAAATAATCCTCAAATGTTTTTTGATAAAATCAAAGAACATCTCCCTAAGATTATTTTTCTCTTGTTGCCTGTCTTTGCAATATTGTTAAAATTGGTCTACATACGTTCGCATATCCTCTATATTAAGCAT
Proteins encoded in this window:
- a CDS encoding proton-conducting transporter membrane subunit, encoding MIVLFILDGFLLCLALVFLAIGRNPFFLNRIGHGLIAAAMLSGLLFAMHAFMYSPTLYVNLFTHSSLGAVSFHFDKLSLFFLCIILIGGIVTSISGIGYLSREEKHRSLKPTITATVLLFFSMQILIVADHAFLFLIAWEMMALSGYLGILLERERKDVQKGSLTFFIATHIGTLFLYLMFLLLHQQTGSWEFSIFAQHSFLPSVISSIFWLGFIGFGMKAGFMPLHFWKPEAYPVAPGHISAVLSAVMPKTGIYGLIRVIIWIQPTDYFLPSALFAISGGTAVIGIWNALTQKDLKRMLAYSSVENIGIIGMALAIMIFGIEYQKPLVTFLGLAGVLFQTVNHFVFKSLLFLSSGTIQHHFQHRNLEQMGGMMKSAPLFGCIVLIGSIAISGLPPFNGFASEFLIFSSFFEASHSLHGYFPFFMLIAAVTLAFVGGLAVLGFSKVFSMVFLGKSKTTIQQPIDISHYEAFSLYFLTLCIIVLGLFPQIIVSASAIVFKELFPAAPSMILRSSIETIQSVGIIALAIFVVIMVILFLKNKRIGQFSTRMSVPWGCGYALQTDRMQYSGTSFSDTIVNIAGKALTAEKEFVIPVRTFPEESFFHTDVKDFVLFKIIIPLNKRFDWFTDQFKWLQSSQIQVYVAFSIVVLVFYLYLAFRF
- a CDS encoding PTS sugar transporter subunit IIA; its protein translation is MDLKIKDVAEFLVMSEKEIQKLVKTKEIPHQIIQDRVVFNKDKVIEWALGRNIPLNISGSSHFVEYQIKSLLPLLDEQSIFYQCNFTEELYIEQMTNLALFDASVDKDVVVQLLKSREQMMSTAIGNGISLPHPRIPLVVGRDKPLIHFFFPSRPLKLNSLDGKPVHTLILLISQTIKQHLSLLAHISYLLSQKEIQQALEVRLPYRELMSLIEKIEEQRKR
- a CDS encoding proton-conducting transporter membrane subunit — its product is MDILFFIGCSLFIAAPMIAMIVRPLKRALLLVVVLLVVGLLFNLSFSLIQISALPTIFPLFTILPNVDSFFRVDGLALFFLLVITTVAIPTVISTYTYLQPFLFKNISVRAFLIFFSLLLLSTQLLVLANHAIAFLIFWELMTLMAYLGMLLNKEEINVQKGSFIYFVTTHAATFSLYIFFFILHQHAESWLFSDFHFTSDNGLLFYVACFFGFIGFAIKAGFMPFHFWLPWAHPIAPTVLSAFFSSILIKTGIYGIFRMIEFCSPLPAWMGIVMLVISLFSAIFGVWYALVQHDIKKLLAYHSIENIGIIGIGIGLGMLGISFSIQSLIWLGFGGALFHTFNHAIFKSLLFIGSGIIYHNFHTRDIEKLGGIVHKAPLFVALFLIGSIAISGIPPLNGFMSEFLIYKGFFESASALGNYFPLLMLLMSVGLAFVGGLALACFTKINSVMFLGTTRKGDHTFFVSVSDYVALGMLAGVCIVFGVYPQSILGIISSVISYNRWGILIQPYAMFAQWDVMTLVFASVLFTIAAVFVWKKTSTKFRISPAWACGYPNQIPRMQYTASSYADEINNIASTLLHREKHVTLPTTIFPAASRFHSHAEDFSDVQFVKPFYAYILKKISSVEFLSHTDIRFYILFMLMVVLLYGGIAIVWTYF
- a CDS encoding DUF3667 domain-containing protein; this encodes MTEEKRYCQNCNAELYGDFCSSCGQRDKELHLPVKELASEFIDVIPSFDKRLIRTIKPFLFKPEMLTEEYLSGKRKQYLSPFKFYFFISFLFFFINSWYVSESKSNLRKNFSQSDSLKSIINGDSTNISIRSNNSDVSFTIKDTAKIQKLFGKNFIEGFKSGKNNPQMFFDKIKEHLPKIIFLLLPVFAILLKLVYIRSHILYIKHLIFSFYFHSFVFFILLLDTFGEMILPHKYQIYSNIIMLLIPLYLYSGLKGVYKQSRWKTVIKFLLLLISHSVVFILTLSLFVVATILLFFT
- a CDS encoding MerR family transcriptional regulator, coding for MYKIGKIAEQVGVTPRTLRYYEQLGLITPSSVSTTGYRYYDDNALAILVRIRNLKHVGLSLDEIKEVIGLYFAQHKPLEAKEKTLSYLQTHLNEINSKIKMLQKAKLEMLDQIQLTQQRMSQLDVKGQKNGGSKN
- a CDS encoding NADH-quinone oxidoreductase subunit H, whose amino-acid sequence is MDILLNFQGLFPFLFIVGISPLLVGLINKQKALLTGRIGAPVYQPYFDLLRLSRKETIYATTASFISRLAPVVSFSAILISSLMLPIGYVRPLLSFNGDIIVFAYLLGLARFFQILGAMDIGSSFEGMGAAREATFAVFAEPIYFFTLGSLAFITGYTSIYDIYHSIHLDNPTSIVFIIVSSISAFFLMVTECSRMPIDDPTTHLELTMIHEVMILDNSGIDLFLYQYSSYIKIMVYAVYEASFFNPFSMQNHWLGFSVFLIVLVLLSSLIAWVETMIARFKMKSIPQYLLFATAIGILNLLIYTFVRQ
- a CDS encoding proton-conducting transporter membrane subunit, coding for MRPIQRALTFYVLIVVVGLSLNLSFSLSAILLLPSVTPIFSMFSNEQSAFHADGLALFFLLVITTAAIPSVIAAHSYLQYYFHKQASVRAFLVSFSLLFLSTQLLILSNHAVLFLIFWELMTLMAYLGMLLDKEKEEVQKGSIIYFVTTHIATFFLYIFFFMLHTQSGSWLFSDFHVSINSGLLFYAICFFGFLGFSIKAGFMPLHFWLPMAHPIAPTMLSAFLSGVILKTGIYGIFRLIEFCSPLPAWMGIVILAFSIFSAVFGIWNAIAQKDIKRMLAYSSIENIGIIGIGIGLGVLGVAYSIQSLVWLGFGGALFHTFNHAIFKSLLFLGSGVIYQNFHSRNIDDMGGIVHRAPWFVALFLIGSVAISGIPPLNGFMSEFLIYKGFFESASILGKYFPLFMLLMSVGLAFVGGLALAGFTKINGVMFLGSIRTDHRTFIVKKTDYFALGFLASICILFGVYPQIILGIISSVITFNHWGVAIQPYTMFAQWSVLSNVFLSVLLTIGFIIVWKTLNKQYRTSPAWGCGYALQTPRMQYSGTSYSDEMVSIAHKILDVKKETRLPLTMFPRQSVFKTNVRDFVLSNILTPVFAALLWTTDRFKWIQSGNVQVYISFSIAVLLFYLLLAIFI